Sequence from the Nasonia vitripennis strain AsymCx chromosome 5, Nvit_psr_1.1, whole genome shotgun sequence genome:
GAATGGTGCATCGAAATTCAGTTCGAATGtgggttaaaaaaaaattttacaattttgagCAAGTCAAAGCCAACAGGATCCAGGGCCATATTTACGTCAATACTACATATAAAACTCAGCGCACgcacgtatttttttcaacaacTCATGCGCCGAAGCGAGCCTTCAGTGTTCCCGTAtacacgcagcagcagcggccgtAATCGTATAAGCGCATGACATACCGAGCTGCTGCCGCACGAGAGCGCCGCCGCGTATATACGCGATCTAAATATACCGAAAgcctcaagagagagagagagagagagagagagagagagagagaccctgCTCAGCCGCACTTGGTCGCTCCGGTTCCCCCCTAAAACGAGCCAGGAATTCTGGAATAAAACGCGTACGCCTTCGTATACTGGATAGCCAAGAGAACATGTGTATACGCATCCCTGAACATTTAGTTACTACGTCACTGTTTAGGGATGGACTGTGAAATTGTCGTTGTTCAAAATAAGAGTCTGTGTATGATGCTggtattttacttttttcccaAAAAATTGAGCAAACACCGTTCATGAACAACCAAAGGAATTTTGAATCTGCCCAACTTGTATTCTTTAATACcaaaatagaaatttttcatCCGCTGAATGAACggtctcatttttttttcagaatccAGGTTAATTCCGATATCAAACGACGAATTGGGCGCGACGACCTTGTGCTGGAAgatgattttttaatgaacCCGCGTAGTGGTCTTAAAAGAAAAGATACATATTACGGCTTTGACCCAGTGATTCTTTATTACCTTGAAAcctgtttttatgtaaaacgctaaatacatataaatacccATGTATTTTATCATAAGATAACATGTTACCTATTTTAGAGTGAGCTAATTTCTCatgcattttttatcctaCAATGTGTTGACTTTGAAAAGATATTCTTTTTAACATTTCTGGTGGGAAACTAAGTAGTAGGTAGGCAAGTCTTAAAAAACAGGAGAAATAACCATTTATGAAACTTAAGAAAGCGTACTAGATGCAATGCAATGTTAATGCAAAACTTCTAATTAAAGGTATCTATCCTCGATCTAATTTACAAACATTTATACGAATTGCATGCATGTGAAGCTTCGCtggtttttgttttgttcTGGTAAAGAAAGCAAATAATGCAGACGTTTTCACAAGACACAACAGCAGACACGTGCATAAATCACGTGCATGAGAAAACATTCCAATAAATTGTTgactataataataatgatgttACATGCattcaattataatttaaacatAGTAAAATAAACTAAGGtgttaaagaaaataaattaacaatagTTCGGTAGCTCCGATCCGCGTAAGTTTCTGTTACGAGATCATTTCGTCGATAGTAATGGAATCAGTTAAGATTGATCGTCTTATTACTTAATTACTCCAGcaaataaatttcataacGATCGCACTCGTAAACAACCTTTTGCGGCTCACtgagttttttaaaaaaagaaactgcATTCTAACAATCAGCGGACAACAAGCTTGCTGAAACATCGAATTCCTGTGCTATCTCGCAACTGAGGCATTCTTCTGACGAGCataaacgaataaaaaaaatcaaaaccagGCCGGTATATAAAAGCGCGTATTGTGCGAGCCTCGCCCGCTTTATCGCAAACTTATCACGATATAACTCCGCGATTTCTCGGCTTTTTGCATCCTTCCATCTCCTTGTTTCTATCTCTTAGCCTCGCGTCAATGTAGCTTCATTGCTTTTTATAAACCGAGAGATACTACGTTGATTAGATAATCCTCAAGCGACTTGAGGCATGCATGCGATTGCTCGAGCGGATCGAAAAGAAATTGAGTCTTACATTGCATTGATCACTGGCGTATTAAAGGTAATAGAGAGCCAATCAAAATTCTTGTATGCATGGGGTTAGCTTGGTAATACTTGCTTATTACGCGAAATTACTTACATGGGCGTTGCTTCGTAGTGTAATTccattttttttgcatttgttgattttttattgCGACATGAAATTGTTTATAAGTTGCTTAATGAAACAAAAACCTTTTAAGATTCGTTAAAGTGAAATTATGGTCGGATGTTTTAGCAAAAATAGAAAGCCAAGACAATCGATACGAGGAAAGATTAAATGCTTTGATTACAACCGGTCGATACTGGTCACCGAGTTTTAGCTTTAACTAAAGAAGTAATCGCGCAGAAAAAATAGCTTTGAAGTCAAATAAATTTAGTGCGATCTCATAAATAACCTTCCACAAAATAGTTCCCGAAAATGCTCCTCTCATTCCACCATCCAATCAGTCGTCGCTTTCACATTATCGACGAGCCAAGTCTCGACGAAGAACAGAGTCTCCATACATATTTACAAGTGGAGAAACTGAACTGAACTTCTTTTCATACACATCAGACCCTTCACGTGTATAATctcgcacacacgtatacaaaGAAGAAACAAGATAGAGGAGGAAGAGCCGCGCGAAGCCAAGCCGGTCTGGCCTGACACGCGCGGCTTTGCTTCGCTGCTGTACGCATTCGCGGTGCGTACGCACGCATACGTACGCGTAGCTCCTACATCCGACAGAGGGCGAAGGAAGGAATGAAGAGAGGCCCCTGACTGCGTCGGCGTATACCTACTCCCTGACGTAACAGTAAACAAGAGAGTCGTCGCAGGAGACGCCTATGATGACTGTCGATTCGAAAATCAAGCCGAATAAGAATGTTTTCAAAGCTTATAACGAATGAATTTGCTGTTGTTGTGCACTTATAGGTAAGCTTCGCAGAAGAGGTAAGGCGGTGTTTATTTACATTCGCTTGAACTGAAACGTATACAGCAAAGTGCAGAAGCCTATAAATAGGAGCTGGTTCGGTTCGTGCAAGTCGGATTATAAATATCACAGAATGATTTGTTCGATATACAAATTTGGCTCTCACAGCCTGCCGAATCGAGTGATCGCATCGTTAGAAACGGAGGGAGGCGgaaagataaaattataaataatttattacatGCCTCGTGAATGAATACACCTGCTAGTATACAATGTTGGGAACTAAACCTTTGTAATCACCGGACAAATCCATCTATCTTGCTTTATCTTTAGTAAACTGTAGATTATAAGATTCGTTTACTTTACTTGAGCATCATCGCCTCCAGACAATTATTAGAATCAGTGCATCATCGCCGTTGGTCATCAATCTTTATACGATCCTTATCCCaccaaaatcaaaaactgcCTGATCGAATTTATCGCCTCGCTAGTTTGGAATCAAAGTGTCGCAACGATTCATGTAATACCACCAAAAATATACTTCGTCGTGTACAATTTCTAATCATCGACTTCATGCATCCCGAAGTAGAACGTCACTTACTTTTTCTATACATAACTGACCTTGTGCACACGTTATACTcgctcacacacacgcaaAGCCCGTCAGCGCTTCCCTCTTGTGGCTCTCACTCGCCCATTCCCCTCCACCCGATTTTTGAATCACTAGTGCCTGTATAAGCTCCACGTCAAGATTTCCGATGACTCGCCAgctatctctctctgtcttgTTCTATGTAGAAAGACAAAGAAGGAAGATTTTTCGAGTCTCGCGCTCTACTCGCACGCATTTGAAATcatcgataaaaataaagcgcGCGAGTATTGTGCAAAGGATTGCGGCGCGCGCAGTCGCGGCACGTACGTAATATACCATCGAGCTATGCGTGTGTAACGGttgccggcgctgctgcacGGTGACAACGAAAAAAAGGTGGACACCTGCCGTTGCTTTTGTATACGAGAACCCTTTTTGAGAATTATATACGTGCCTGTATAGGCAGGTTGGAGTTTTTAGGTTTTTGGGCTATAGTTTGGTGCACACTGGTCAGGTGAGTTTGGATAGCATTCTATTgtactaaattatttttttataaaaacatatACACGAATATTCGAATAAAGTATCCTTAAGTTACGTTTATACAAACATGCCGTAAGAGTAGCACGTTTTTCAAGTAATTTACTGTAGCCAGCCGAGCGATGAGAAGAGTTCATTCCCTTAATTAACCCTAATTTGCGTTACTTAGTAAAGTATACATTTTGTGTTTTCGTATACCAGAGGGTGGCGAGCGAGTAGTTTGGCTAATTATCAAAGGATGAGTTGTACgttcattttaatattattaaaataataaaatcgttAGTATTACTTTTACTATTCTCTCGCAGTTTCTCTGTAGAATACGCGTCTATTCCGTCTAATGAAATACATTCTTGAAAGTCAATACAGTAacatgataaaaaaaagtatcggtCTCAGCCTACAAACTCAAGACATGCCTTCTACAGCAACACACTTATGAAAAGATAATATATACTTTATAAAGGTAACGCAACATTATACAAATGTTATTCGAGCACGTGTAACATGAAATTGATTTCCTTCTTATATTAGCTGGTTCAAACGACATAACTGGTTAGTGTCGTTTCAACGACGCTTCAGTGTGTGTATACTTGAAAAACGCTAAAATCTTTTTCTTCTATCAGATTTACTATAATCGATATCCAATAACTCTCGTGTCTCCATTTGCAATTGCAATTGTCCCACCGATGGACCTCTTTCGTTCGGCTAATCACCAGATGAgtttctttataaaaagaacccATCCCAAAAAACCGCAAGAAGACCTCTCTTATCTCTCTTAATACCCGGATAGGTAGAAATCGAATCTTCTACCTGCCTTGGCTTATCTCtcgcagagaaaaaaaataaaacagaaaCGCCGCCAGCCAGCAGACGACGACAATCGAAAAGAAAAGCCAATATATAGCGAAGCCTCTCGACGCGGAGAGACGAAAAAAACACTGGCTATCAATCGGCGTCGATAAATTTTCGTGCTCCAACGGCGAAATGGGTCAGgcacgctctttctctctttattttattttattcaccGCGCGGGAATAGATAGGTATACGATACACACAATACATGGTACGTATACACGGCACACAACGCGGAGACGACGACAACCAGGtagaagagaggaaaaagctCGGGCGCGCGCGTGGTGTCGATATTTTTACGCGGTCAGAGGGGACGAGGAAATGAAGCCCTTTAAATGCACTTTTCTCATTTCCTCGATGCCCCTCTGTATAGGTAGATATCGAAGCTTCTACTTTCCTTTCCGTTTTTTGGGGGGTCGTTACCTGGTAGTGGTAGTAATAGATGCCTCCTGGGATGGGGGAGTGGGTGTACGTGATGGAAAGGGTCGTTCCTCTTTCCCGGAAAATGTGATTAAGGTAATAGTATTATGAAAAATGTTGATCACCATATCATTAAAAATGATCCACACCCTGTctcaaaaaccaaaataaaaaaaaacatctataAACGAGTCCACCTCAAACGGGTTAACGACCGGGGTCCACCCTTTCGGTCCTGCAGTCGCCAAAATTCAACAACGCTCTCGCGCACTCTTCTCCTCTTTGGTGTGCGCGAGACCGCGCAGCCTCTCCACACACAGAGTCCCGCGCACTGCACACGGAAATGCAGCAGAAGCCGCTGCACTTCTCCTCTGATGCTCTTGCCGACAAAAGCGCGCAGGTTCGCGACCTCCTCTATCCCCTCCAGCGCTTTTACCCGGAGAAATTTCTTCCGCGGAATTCCGGCGCCTAGTTGTAGATCGATTCCCCGCGAGAAAATATGCCGGTGCAGAATCCCTATACGTATGGGTAATAGTACAAGACACGAAGCTGGTAATCGTTGCGTAATTTCGGATGGCAAGGAGGGGAAAGAGAGGGGGGTTTTATTGGCGGAGCTCGGGATTGCGTGGGCGGACTGGAGATGATCGCTCGATGGAGCGAGGGATGGAGTTCCGAGGGACGGCACTGGCTGCAGGATATATTATATGGGCTGAATGGGTTGTCGATGTTTCGTGCGCGATGATGTCATTGATTGATGTGTTTTTTTGGAGGAATTTGATTTGGATTCTAAACATGAATTACACTTGTCTGCTTGGGTGTGATGGCCTTTCACTGCATCAAACAAAAACTCTATTTCAGGTCATGGATTGTGATTAGCAGTAACAGAGAAATCTGTATCCTGTCGATAATCCTATCTAATGATGAATCTGAATTATGAGAACTAGAATAATTAACTCTAAAACCATGTATCAGTGGCTGAGAATTCTCTGCTAATTTTAGGATCTGTTTTATCATTCTCTGGAATGCACTTCTCAGAACTCAGACATAAAGAAAGAGTGCACTGAGTTTTAGCTAATAGGACATGGCTCTTGAGATAAGAGCCTACTATTAATATTAACTGCTGTGCAATAAAACATCCCTGGGAGCATCCATACAAAAAATCAGAGTACATAAGAATCATGAggtatgtatttttattcaagaaCGTCCAGTACACTATGACTTGTTTGCTTTCAGAAGGAAGATTGGGCTAAAATAAATGTACACGAGCATTGGAGCATCTAAATAAAATCTGTTATTCTGGAATGAACATGAGTCACTTGTTGGaattaattttacttataCTCATCAAAAATAGCTGCATAAAGGCTTTAGTTATTGGGGTTGAATTTCATTCTTTGAGTAAAGCTTTCATGTCCAGCCACCTATCAATATTGATTAAATTCATTGTGTAGCTAAATTAACTACTACTAATCCTCTATTCAACAAAAAGATATGCAAAAACTTTATCTTTCAAATTGTTTCAAACTCTGAGACATTTAGATCAAGGTTGAACAATAGCTACCTTGCTCATCCTTCATTCCTTTCAGAGATGTCTTTACTTGAAGCACAGGTGCTATTATGATAGAAAGCATTTCCTACTCAAATTGAACAATGTTCTCAGAAATCCAATTCCTTCTATGGTAAACCAGTAGTTCTCATTCTCCCCAATGTCTCTCACGAGAACAACGACCTCATTGTAAAATATCAAGTCCTGCCATGACCCAAAGTAGAGCAACAAAAACTCATCCACGGGAAAGAGTGACTCGGTCAAACCGTTCCCACAAACGATAGCCCAGAACCAGTCCCCTTTACCTAACCCACGAAAAATCCACCCACCAGTTCCGAGAGCCGCGAGCCCACAGCAAGCCATCGTCTCCCCTGATAAAAGAGTATCCAAAACAAGACCAAGaagctccgctcgccttcgcGGCTAGCTCCTCGAAGGCGGCAGTCGCCATTTTTCtacccagagagagagagagagagagagagagagagagagagagagagagagagagagagagagagtgagacgGCGCTACATAGCCGCCGCGACTCCTCTCGCTCGTCGCCGCCTCGCGCGCACGAAAAACAGACATCACACACTCACACAGTAGGTATGTATATAGGCACACACGTCACGTAGCGCAGGCAAACTCACCCTGGAATAGGAAGAGCCCGCGGTGCCGCTTCGCCCCGCAACCAGCATAAAACGCACTTCACTAAATCAGAGAACCGCCTGCTCTCCGCGGCTGGACACCACACAAACAACTACGATATCAAATCACCGCACAATCGGCGCGACGTTATAACACACTGCGCTCTCGCGGCCCGGGTAGCTCCTCTCGGCTTGTACTACTGCTGCTCCGAGCCGACTCCTGTGCTaagctccgatgtgcccttCCTCTACATTTAcgcgtgcgcgcacacacagtcGATCCTTCCTTCTctcgctatctctctctctctctcagtctcACACTATCTGGCTCGTCGAGGCTTCTCTGTTCTCACACGCGTTAGCACACATTCGCGACCGGCGCGCGACTGAGCCTAGGTGTAGCACCAGCGccgggaagagagagagagagagaaacagttCTCTGTGtactgtatgtgtgtgtgtgtgtgtgtgtgtgtgtataaagtATAATACGTGCGATGAGGGGGGGCCGCAGAACGCAGCGATGGCCGACCGCGAGAACGAAGTAGTCCTGCCCGGCGAGAAGCCAGTGCGCTTGCTCCGCGAGCCATGCCGCCGATGCCCTTTAGGGACTAGCTGCCAAACTTTGACCTTTTCGTTCGAGGCCCGAGGGGCAGGCGGGCAGCAGTGTGCCTTTATAATCAGAATGGGCTTTGGTTGTCGCGGGGTTTTCGAGTTATACAAGAGAGCAGTCGGGGTTTTCGGAATAGCAGGTTGAATTTCGTGGGCTGGAGGTTGCGGTAGCGTAGCCGCGGAACGAGGAACCCCGAGACGGTGGagtttgtatttattttgGATGTTGGTTCTTGATTGAAATTCTAAAGAATCGATGGGTAGATATATacgaatttattttgtataatatgGTTATTTACACTTTTGGACCGTCTCGCATAAATAGTCTCTCATCTGTAAAAATACTTGCTGATGGAATATAAATGTCTTTATAAGTTACTATAATTAAGAACCCAGAGTTCTTATTACAGAAGCACCAAGGCGCACAATTTGTGACagattttctaaaattaaaagtagTTAATATCGATAGTCTATAAATAAATGTTCTCATAATTTCAGTTATTTATCGCGACCCTACGCGATTAGGGCTGGGCCgccttttttataacaagtaTTTTGATCCACTCAAtatagcttatataaaatctatttaaaaaaaaacacttctTTTTAAAGaccaattatcaaacaatATAAAATATGCGCGTACCATTAAACAACtattcgagagagaaaaatatctcgcgttaaaaataataccGTACAGAAAATTCTATAAAAAAGCTCCCAGTCATCAGGTGCCCACATCCGCAAGCTACGGCCCTGAAACGGTATCACGCCGACACGGGCGTAACAATACGAGATATGGGCTATGACATCATCGCGGCCCCCTGTTTATAGTGCTGCCGCCGCGCGACTCGAGCCGGTCACGCCCCAACCCACAGATGCGCCAGCCAGCGCGCGCTTTGCTTCGGACTTCTCTCGCAGCTCTTTCGTTTTTACAACTACTAtatacttcttcttcttctttatcttcttcctccgatgctgctgctgcatcatcatcttgctctttttgtagaACCTTCTACTcctctttattttttgctcgggAAATCGTCACGGCGATTTTCTTCGAGGAGATTTCTTCTTGTAGGTGTCGTTGAGCTTTCGGtcgtatatgtgtgtgtaattTATAGACAAAACTTTTTTGCTTATTTACAAGACTCGGCGGAGTACAAGAGTAAGATGATAAAGCAGAATGTCGCTTATTTCGCTTTACGTCTATCACAGATTTTTGTCCTCTTTTTCATGTTGCCGGCCGGGGCGAGGTTTTTTACATCTTGCGTATCTGACAGGAGAAATGCACGATGTCGCCGTTTGGATACCTTGCGAATGCGCTAAAATAAAAGcgagaatttttcatttttatgtttCTATGCAACACGAACATttataaatgtacaaaaacATATTTGCTAGTAATAAGAACTTTTTTATGGATAACATCTAAATGAAATTTGATGAATTAAACAAAGACAATTGATGAAAGCCAGATTTTTCCATTGCACAAGCTATTACTTTTTCAATTAgtttaaatgttaaaaaatttcacCCACCTCTGATTTCCAAATCTTTTCTTACAGACTGGACAGATATTGAATTCAGTCATCAACACGCTCTGGGATTCATAATGCATCCTTTGCTCTTGCACCTGCAAATGTTCGGCATAAAGTAGACCCTTCAGCACTTGCATACGTCTTTTTTCGTTAATGTTATTCTGCAGGCTAGCCTCGAGGAAGTGTCTAATTCGGCCGATGGGCACCGAGTCAGGAAGTACATCGAGAGCTTTTTGTGGTTCTATCTTGGCCGCATGCTCCTCTAAAAGCTCTAAAGCCGTTTCTAAATCCGGCTGAGCCGTTCGCTGAGTTGTAGACGAAGGATCCATTAGCATGAGTTCTGAGGCACAGCCTTCTCGGTCGTCCGGTCGCAGAAGTTGACGGATTAGAGTTACATAGACCTCCTCGTTACCATCctgttgtttatttttatcagcTTGACTTTGGTCtacaaaattacaataaattggataaaatattaacttttcaatttaaaatatcatttCGAAGAGTGCACTTAAGTTTACGAACTTTGGTATCTTGCGTAAACGTTGTTACAATACTGTATTGCCTTTGGTACGTCGTTCAGCAAGTTGATATATATCGATACTGCTTGCTGATGTCGTCCGAGTCGTCCAAGTATTATTGCTCTTTCTTCGTACAAACAATCAAACGGAAAGTCTCTTAAAACCGTTTCAGGAGTGTAGTGTTGTGACTTCTCAAGAAACTGTTGCAACTTTTGGCGGATATGTTGAacgttttctttttcagcTGGAGTCACACTTGGGGTTAAAGCGGCCAAACACTTCTCCTTGTATTGATGAACCAGGACATTATGAAAAAGCGGATTGTTGTCCTCCCAGACGTGTACCACGTGCTCCAAATAGGTGATCACTAAATCCTTATGGCAACGGAGAAGATAGTCTAGTACTTTTGGTCTTGGTAGATGTTCTACTTCCTGCCAAATATTTCTCCAATTAagttctgtttttttttattcgaaaaatttaagaaaaagttTATTGAATAAGAACCTGAACATCCTCCATGAAAATTCGTAAACCTTCACCAGGATCTTGCTCAAGTACCCATCCAGCAAATTTCAAAATGAGCTCCATATGATCTTTGCCAAGGTGTTGTAAATACTGAATCGTTCTTTCAGTCCCCTTTAGACTTGAATCATTCTCCTTAGATTGCTTTTCCAAAAGTTCAAGGGCTTTTTTATGTTGTCCTTTGGTTTGATACAGTATAATGAGTTCAGGATACTTTTGATGTTGGAGCAAAGTTTTCTCTGCTTCTGCCAAATGGCAGTGATTTAATCTTAATAAAGGTGCTACTAAAGCATCATTAgtctgaaaaaaaatgttgtaccATAAAAtgatttcaacaaaaatattaatagcatctatttatctatttaataatattaaattaccTGTAAATAGCATTTCAATAATGTTGTATCAATGATTTTCAAAAGTTGTTCAGTTGCCACAGGGgttatatttttaagtttatCCCCTTGAGCAGTAACTTTACCTTTAATTTTTCCATTAGcatctttttcttttgcttgactgtcatttataagtttatacCTGACTTCTGTCAAGTAGTCTATTAAAGCCAATAAACCACTTTCTAAATCACGATCTTGAAGTTTTGGTAAATTAGGCTCTGGTTCATTCGGTTCATTAGCATTTGATGGCTGAGATACCAAATCAGGAAAGAGCCTGATAACTTCATAAGGATCAGTACCCAGTTTCAAAAACTGCTGCATTGCTtcacgaaaatttttatttctaaacAAATGGTGGGCATACAAAGTTTGTATTTTATAAGTCTTCtttgctttttcttcttctgatAAATCGGACAAATTCTACAAATAAAATAACGTACAAAAATAGGCctagaaaatatttataattaatgaaTGGATAACTTACAGTAAGCTTAAGAGCTAATTGGAATTGACTTTGTTCCAGTAAAATCCGTATTTGTTGTGCAAAGTCAGTGGCACTTATACACCAGACTTGACTCATTGATGCTACATAAACTTTCCCTTGCTTACACCGACATATCAATCTTGCTTTGTTCAAGTCAGGTATAGTTTGAATATGCATACAACTTTCCAGAGTATACACCTCTAGCGTGTCATGGACGATACCCAATAAATATGGATCATCCCATGCTAAAAAGGtttattttgatataataattaaaatatattctaCTAGTTTTTactttaaagtttaaattgcTTATTTACCTAAAGCACTAGGCAAATCAGACCAT
This genomic interval carries:
- the LOC100122630 gene encoding vam6/Vps39-like protein, with the protein product MHDAYEATLMLKLGVQIESMTAYDDYLLIGTREGHLLMYNVAFGGNDSKGNENKNPSLYRYSKNFSKKRIVQIAVVPEYNLLLLLTDNIVCIHDLNSTNLNQIGQLQKTRGATLFALDIQRHENIAGEVNTVVTLCVAVKRKLQLYYWKEKKKTFEEFFGVEVAVTDMPRELSVPDIPRELAWCGETLVLGFRGFSYTLMDFQGKAKELFPTGKSPEPSITKLSDNSFVLGKDSQSVIMDTNGELIQHNPVKWSDLPSALAWDDPYLLGIVHDTLEVYTLESCMHIQTIPDLNKARLICRCKQGKVYVASMSQVWCISATDFAQQIRILLEQSQFQLALKLTNLSDLSEEEKAKKTYKIQTLYAHHLFRNKNFREAMQQFLKLGTDPYEVIRLFPDLVSQPSNANEPNEPEPNLPKLQDRDLESGLLALIDYLTEVRYKLINDSQAKEKDANGKIKGKVTAQGDKLKNITPVATEQLLKIIDTTLLKCYLQTNDALVAPLLRLNHCHLAEAEKTLLQHQKYPELIILYQTKGQHKKALELLEKQSKENDSSLKGTERTIQYLQHLGKDHMELILKFAGWVLEQDPGEGLRIFMEDVQEVEHLPRPKVLDYLLRCHKDLVITYLEHVVHVWEDNNPLFHNVLVHQYKEKCLAALTPSVTPAEKENVQHIRQKLQQFLEKSQHYTPETVLRDFPFDCLYEERAIILGRLGRHQQAVSIYINLLNDVPKAIQYCNNVYARYQNQSQADKNKQQDGNEEVYVTLIRQLLRPDDREGCASELMLMDPSSTTQRTAQPDLETALELLEEHAAKIEPQKALDVLPDSVPIGRIRHFLEASLQNNINEKRRMQVLKGLLYAEHLQVQEQRMHYESQSVLMTEFNICPVCKKRFGNQSAFARYPNGDIVHFSCQIRKM